The Pseudomonas sp. FP2309 genome has a window encoding:
- a CDS encoding polynucleotide adenylyltransferase PcnB, whose protein sequence is MLKKLFQSFRSPLRRTQHKRSTPEVLNSSQHSLQRAQFSRYAVNIVERLQNAGYQAYLVGGCVRDMLLNITPKDFDVATSATPEQVRAEFRNARIIGRRFKLVHIHFGREIIEVATFRAGHPQNDEEEDTNQSSRNESGRILRDNVYGTLEEDAQRRDFTINALYYDPVSERILDYANGVHDIRNNLIRLIGDPTQRYQEDPVRMLRAVRFAAKLNFGIEKHTAAPIRELAPMLREIPSARLFEEVLKLFLSGYAADTFEMLVDLQLFDPLFPASAEALEHNPTYTHTLISEALINTDLRIKQNKPVTPAFLFAALLWPALPKRVLRLQDRGMPPIPAMQEAAHELIAEQCQRIAIPKRFTMPIREIWDMQERLPRRSGKRADLLLDNPRFRAGYDFLLLRESAGEQTDGLGEWWTDYQDANDSERREMIRELGSKGDGEGSGPKKRRRSSGSKRKRSAADASGAAGE, encoded by the coding sequence ATGCTGAAGAAGTTGTTCCAGTCATTCCGTTCTCCCTTGCGTCGTACGCAACACAAACGCAGCACGCCTGAAGTGCTCAACAGCAGCCAACATTCGCTGCAACGCGCTCAATTCAGCCGTTATGCGGTGAATATCGTCGAACGTTTGCAGAACGCCGGCTACCAGGCTTATCTGGTGGGCGGGTGCGTACGCGACATGCTGCTCAATATCACGCCCAAGGATTTCGACGTCGCCACCAGTGCCACGCCAGAGCAGGTGCGTGCCGAGTTCCGCAATGCGCGCATCATCGGCCGTCGCTTCAAGCTGGTGCATATCCACTTTGGTCGCGAAATCATCGAAGTGGCAACGTTCCGTGCCGGCCACCCGCAAAACGATGAAGAGGAAGACACTAATCAGTCTTCCCGCAACGAGAGCGGGCGCATTCTGCGTGACAACGTCTATGGCACCCTGGAAGAAGACGCGCAACGCCGCGACTTCACCATCAACGCCTTGTATTACGACCCGGTCAGCGAGCGCATCCTCGATTACGCCAACGGCGTGCACGACATCCGCAACAACCTGATCCGCCTGATCGGCGACCCAACCCAGCGCTACCAGGAAGACCCGGTACGTATGCTGCGGGCCGTGCGCTTTGCCGCCAAGCTCAACTTCGGCATCGAAAAGCACACTGCTGCGCCGATCCGCGAACTGGCGCCCATGCTGCGGGAAATTCCTTCGGCGCGCCTCTTCGAAGAAGTGCTCAAGCTGTTCCTGTCGGGCTATGCCGCCGACACCTTCGAGATGCTCGTCGACCTGCAGTTGTTCGACCCGCTGTTCCCGGCCAGCGCCGAAGCCCTGGAGCACAACCCCACCTATACCCACACGTTGATCAGCGAAGCGTTGATCAATACCGACTTGCGCATCAAGCAGAACAAACCGGTCACCCCGGCGTTCCTGTTTGCCGCCTTGTTGTGGCCGGCCCTGCCAAAACGCGTACTGCGCCTGCAAGACCGCGGCATGCCGCCGATCCCGGCCATGCAGGAAGCAGCGCACGAACTGATCGCCGAACAGTGCCAGCGCATCGCGATTCCAAAGCGCTTTACCATGCCGATCCGCGAAATCTGGGACATGCAGGAGCGCCTGCCACGCCGCAGCGGCAAACGCGCTGACCTGCTGCTGGACAACCCGCGTTTCCGCGCCGGCTATGACTTCCTGCTCCTGCGTGAAAGCGCTGGCGAGCAGACCGACGGCTTGGGCGAATGGTGGACCGACTATCAGGACGCCAATGACAGCGAACGCCGCGAGATGATTCGCGAGCTGGGCAGCAAAGGTGATGGCGAAGGTAGTGGGCCGAAGAAGCGTCGTCGCAGCAGCGGCAGCAAGCGCAAACGCAGCGCCGCCGATGCCTCGGGCGCCGCAGGCGAATAA
- the folK gene encoding 2-amino-4-hydroxy-6-hydroxymethyldihydropteridine diphosphokinase, with product MERIYIGMGSNLAAPDQQLRNAVQAMAQLPDTRVAGVSAFYQSDSLLPGQPRYTNAVAALDSNLAPLELLDALQAIENDQGRERLERWGPRTLDLDILLFGDRLIDEPRLKVPHYQMHLRAFVLYPLAELAPATLQLPDGQRLNALLEARPFVGLERLSPAESHQ from the coding sequence GTGGAACGTATCTACATCGGCATGGGCAGCAACCTGGCTGCCCCGGACCAACAACTGCGCAACGCCGTCCAGGCAATGGCGCAGTTACCTGACACCCGCGTCGCCGGCGTGTCGGCGTTCTATCAAAGTGACTCCCTGCTCCCAGGCCAACCGCGCTACACCAATGCGGTTGCCGCGCTGGACAGCAACCTGGCGCCACTCGAGTTACTCGATGCGCTGCAAGCCATCGAAAACGACCAGGGCCGCGAACGCCTTGAACGCTGGGGCCCACGCACGCTCGACCTGGACATTCTGCTGTTTGGCGATCGCCTGATCGACGAGCCGCGCCTCAAGGTGCCGCACTACCAGATGCACCTGCGGGCGTTTGTACTGTATCCCCTGGCCGAACTCGCTCCCGCCACCCTGCAACTGCCTGACGGGCAACGGCTGAACGCCCTGCTCGAGGCCCGCCCGTTTGTCGGCCTGGAACGCCTCTCCCCTGCTGAATCGCATCAGTAA
- the panB gene encoding 3-methyl-2-oxobutanoate hydroxymethyltransferase: MPDITLTTLQSLKLKGEKITMLTCYDATFAHASCQAGVEVLLVGDSLGMVLQGNDSTLPVTTDELAYHTASVKRGNDGAFIIADLPFMDYATVEQTFQNAGKLMRAGAHMIKVEGAVWLAESIRLLAERGVPVCAHMGLTPQSVNILGGYKVQGRNEAQARQMRADAIALEQAGVAMILLECVPSELAAEITQAVKVPVIGIGAGSATDGQVLVLHDMLGLSITGRVPKFVKNFMTGQDSIHAALSAYVAEVKAVTFPGAEHGFSA, encoded by the coding sequence ATGCCAGACATTACCCTGACCACCTTGCAGAGCCTCAAGCTCAAAGGTGAAAAAATCACCATGCTGACCTGCTATGACGCCACCTTCGCCCACGCCAGTTGCCAGGCCGGGGTTGAAGTGTTGCTGGTAGGCGACTCCCTGGGCATGGTTCTTCAAGGGAATGACAGCACCCTGCCCGTGACCACCGATGAGCTCGCCTACCACACCGCCAGCGTCAAGCGCGGTAATGACGGCGCGTTCATCATCGCCGACCTGCCGTTCATGGATTACGCCACTGTCGAGCAGACCTTCCAGAACGCCGGCAAGCTGATGCGCGCCGGCGCACACATGATCAAAGTCGAAGGCGCCGTCTGGCTTGCCGAATCGATTCGCCTGCTGGCGGAGCGCGGCGTGCCCGTATGTGCACACATGGGCCTGACGCCACAGTCGGTGAACATCCTCGGCGGCTATAAGGTACAAGGCCGCAACGAAGCCCAGGCGCGCCAGATGCGTGCCGATGCCATCGCTCTGGAGCAAGCAGGCGTGGCGATGATCCTGCTCGAATGCGTGCCCAGCGAGCTGGCTGCCGAGATCACCCAGGCCGTTAAAGTGCCAGTGATCGGCATTGGCGCCGGCTCGGCCACCGACGGCCAGGTACTGGTGCTGCACGACATGCTCGGTCTGTCGATCACCGGCCGCGTGCCCAAGTTCGTGAAAAACTTCATGACTGGCCAGGACAGCATCCACGCCGCACTGAGCGCCTACGTCGCCGAAGTCAAAGCGGTGACCTTCCCGGGCGCCGAACACGGGTTTTCTGCATGA
- the panC gene encoding pantoate--beta-alanine ligase, which translates to MNTVKTVRELRAAVAHARKAGKRIGFVPTMGNLHSGHATLVSKAVQQADFVVASIFVNPLQFGAGEDLDKYPRTLAADQEKLLQAGCNLLFAPTVEEMYPGGMTGQTRVSVPQLSEGLCGASRPGHFEGVATVVSKLFNMVQPDIAVFGQKDYQQLAVIRAMVRDLNMPIQIIGEPTVRAEDGLALSSRNGFLNEEQRAIAPVLFRSLSQIAAAIKSGNHDFAALRAEQVQQIEAAGLRLDYLEVRQGVHLRPAMPEDQDIVILVAAFLGTTRLIDNLHLTLD; encoded by the coding sequence ATGAACACCGTAAAAACCGTACGCGAACTGCGCGCAGCCGTGGCCCACGCCCGCAAGGCCGGCAAACGCATCGGCTTCGTGCCCACCATGGGCAACCTGCACAGCGGCCATGCCACGCTGGTGAGCAAGGCGGTGCAGCAGGCCGATTTTGTGGTCGCGAGCATCTTCGTCAACCCGTTGCAATTTGGCGCTGGCGAAGACTTGGACAAATATCCGCGCACCCTCGCTGCCGATCAGGAAAAGCTCCTGCAGGCCGGCTGCAACTTACTGTTCGCACCGACCGTGGAGGAGATGTACCCCGGCGGTATGACCGGCCAGACTCGCGTCAGCGTTCCGCAATTATCCGAAGGCCTGTGCGGCGCAAGCCGTCCGGGGCACTTCGAAGGTGTAGCCACGGTGGTGAGCAAGCTGTTCAACATGGTCCAGCCCGACATCGCGGTGTTCGGCCAGAAGGACTACCAGCAACTGGCTGTGATCCGTGCCATGGTCCGTGACTTGAACATGCCGATCCAGATCATCGGCGAGCCTACCGTGCGCGCAGAAGACGGCCTGGCGCTGTCTTCGCGCAACGGTTTCCTCAACGAAGAACAGCGTGCGATCGCGCCGGTGCTGTTCCGTAGCCTCAGCCAGATTGCCGCCGCCATCAAAAGCGGCAACCACGACTTCGCCGCACTGCGCGCCGAGCAGGTACAGCAGATCGAAGCCGCCGGTTTGCGCCTGGACTACCTGGAAGTGCGCCAGGGCGTGCACCTGCGCCCCGCTATGCCTGAGGATCAGGACATTGTGATTCTGGTGGCCGCGTTTCTAGGCACCACTCGCCTCATCGACAACCTGCACCTGACCCTCGACTGA
- the pgi gene encoding glucose-6-phosphate isomerase translates to MAYYRTPHDVTALPAWQALNQHRQAMQDFSMREAFNADPQRFSQFTLSSCGLFLDYSKNLITGETRDLLVALAEEVGLKDAINSLYAGEPVNSSEGRPALHTALRRPVGDKLSVNGVNIMPDVHKVLNQITDLVGRIHDGLWRGYTEKPITDVVNIGIGGSFLGPELVSEALLSYAHKGVRCHYLANIDGSEFHELTMKLRAETTLFIVSSKSFNTLETLKNAQAARAWYLAQGGSEAELYRHFIAVSSNNAAAVAFGIREENIFPMWDWVGGRYSLWSAIGLPIALAIGMSNFKELLSGAYTMDQHFQNAPFEQNMPVLLGLLGVWYGNFWGAQSHAILPYDHYLRNITKHLQQLDMESNGKSVRQDGKPVSTDTGPVIWGGVGCNGQHAYHQLLHQGTQLIPADFIVPIVSFNPVSDHHQWLYANCLSQSQALMLGKTRSEAEAELRDKGISEDEVQKLAPHKVIPGNRPSNTLVVERISPRRLGALVAMYEHKVFVQSVIWGINAFDQWGVELGKELGKGVYNRLTGAEETLAEDASTQGLINYFRGRHRG, encoded by the coding sequence ATGGCGTACTACCGCACTCCTCATGACGTTACCGCTCTGCCTGCCTGGCAAGCGCTCAACCAACACCGCCAAGCCATGCAGGATTTCAGCATGCGCGAAGCGTTCAATGCCGATCCTCAGCGTTTTTCCCAATTCACCTTGAGCAGCTGCGGACTTTTCCTCGATTACTCAAAAAACCTGATCACCGGCGAAACCCGTGACTTGCTGGTGGCGCTGGCAGAGGAAGTCGGCCTCAAAGACGCGATCAATTCGCTGTACGCCGGCGAACCGGTCAACTCGTCCGAAGGCCGCCCTGCGCTGCACACCGCCCTGCGCCGCCCGGTGGGCGACAAGCTGTCGGTCAACGGCGTGAATATCATGCCGGACGTGCACAAGGTGCTGAACCAGATCACCGATCTGGTCGGCCGCATCCACGACGGCCTGTGGCGTGGCTACACCGAAAAACCGATCACCGACGTGGTGAACATTGGTATCGGTGGCTCCTTCCTCGGCCCGGAGCTGGTGTCCGAGGCTCTGTTGTCCTACGCCCATAAAGGCGTGCGCTGCCACTACCTGGCGAACATCGACGGCAGCGAGTTCCATGAGCTGACCATGAAGCTGCGCGCCGAAACCACGCTGTTTATCGTCTCGTCGAAATCCTTCAACACTCTGGAAACCCTGAAAAACGCCCAGGCAGCCCGCGCCTGGTACCTGGCCCAGGGGGGCTCGGAAGCCGAGCTGTACCGCCACTTTATCGCCGTATCGAGCAACAACGCGGCAGCTGTGGCCTTCGGCATCCGCGAAGAGAACATCTTCCCGATGTGGGACTGGGTGGGCGGTCGTTACTCGCTGTGGTCGGCAATCGGCTTGCCAATCGCCCTGGCCATCGGCATGTCCAACTTCAAGGAACTGCTGTCGGGCGCGTACACCATGGACCAGCATTTCCAGAACGCGCCGTTCGAGCAAAACATGCCTGTGCTGCTGGGCCTGCTGGGCGTGTGGTACGGCAACTTCTGGGGTGCGCAGAGCCATGCGATTCTGCCGTACGACCACTACCTGCGTAACATCACCAAGCACTTGCAACAGTTGGACATGGAGTCCAACGGCAAGAGCGTGCGTCAGGACGGAAAACCGGTGTCCACCGACACCGGTCCCGTGATCTGGGGCGGCGTCGGTTGCAACGGTCAACATGCCTACCACCAGTTGCTGCACCAGGGGACCCAGCTGATTCCGGCCGACTTCATTGTGCCGATCGTCAGCTTCAACCCCGTGTCCGACCACCATCAGTGGCTGTACGCCAACTGCCTGTCCCAGAGCCAGGCACTGATGCTCGGCAAGACCCGCAGCGAAGCCGAAGCCGAACTGCGCGACAAGGGCATTTCGGAGGACGAGGTACAGAAACTCGCCCCGCACAAAGTGATCCCGGGCAACCGTCCGAGCAACACCCTGGTGGTAGAGCGCATCAGCCCACGTCGTTTGGGCGCACTGGTGGCGATGTATGAACACAAGGTGTTCGTACAGAGCGTGATCTGGGGCATCAACGCCTTCGACCAATGGGGTGTTGAACTGGGCAAAGAGCTCGGCAAAGGCGTCTACAACCGCCTGACCGGCGCCGAAGAAACCTTGGCCGAAGACGCTTCCACACAGGGCCTGATCAACTACTTCCGCGGTCGTCACCGCGGCTGA
- the acs gene encoding acetate--CoA ligase has product MFDISTFPTADAVRRAAQLSQEDYQRLYRQSIEQPDTFWAEQAKDFLDWITPWHTVQQSDIHSGAAQWFAGGQLNVSYNCIDRHLAQRADQTAFIWEGDDPTKSSKITYRQLHQNVSRLANVLKSRGVNKGDRVCIYMPMIPEAAYAMLACTRIGAVHSVVFGGFSPDALRDRILDADCRTVITADEGVRGGKPVALKQNVDKALASCPNVSTVLVVQRTGAKVNWREGRDLKYQEAMDSASDDCPPEPMDAEDPLFILYTSGSTGKPKGVLHTTGGYLLQAAMTFKYVLDYRDGEVFWCTADVGWVTGHSYIVYGPLANGATSLMFEGVPSYPDSSRFWQVIDKHQVNIFYTAPTALRALMREGHGPLESTSRASLRLLGSVGEPINPEAWDWYFNAVGEQRCPIVDTWWQTETGGIMLSPLVSAQRIKPGCATQPMFGVQPVLLDEQGKVITGAGSGVLAIKASWPGQIRSVYGDPQRMIDTYFKPYPGYYFTGDGARRDEDGDYWITGRIDDVINVSGHRIGTAEVESALVLHDQVAEAAVVGYPHDLKGQGIYAFITPMNGVEPSDALKKHLLELVSKEIGSFAKPELIQWAPALPKTRSGKIMRRILRKIACNELDSLGDTSTLADPSVVDGLIDKRLNR; this is encoded by the coding sequence ATGTTCGATATCAGCACGTTTCCCACCGCCGATGCCGTCCGCCGGGCAGCGCAACTCAGCCAGGAGGACTACCAGCGCCTCTATCGCCAATCCATCGAACAGCCGGATACCTTTTGGGCTGAGCAGGCCAAGGACTTTCTGGACTGGATCACACCGTGGCATACCGTACAGCAGTCAGATATCCACAGCGGCGCCGCCCAATGGTTTGCCGGTGGCCAACTGAACGTCAGCTACAACTGCATCGACCGTCACCTGGCGCAACGCGCCGATCAAACGGCCTTCATCTGGGAGGGCGATGATCCGACAAAATCCTCCAAAATCACCTACCGCCAACTTCACCAAAACGTCAGCCGCCTGGCCAACGTGCTTAAAAGCCGTGGCGTAAATAAAGGCGATCGCGTGTGTATCTACATGCCAATGATCCCGGAAGCGGCCTACGCCATGTTGGCCTGCACGCGGATCGGCGCGGTGCACTCGGTGGTGTTTGGCGGTTTTTCACCGGACGCCCTGCGCGACCGCATTCTCGATGCCGACTGCCGCACCGTGATCACCGCCGATGAAGGGGTGCGTGGCGGTAAGCCGGTGGCGCTGAAACAGAATGTGGATAAAGCGCTGGCTAGTTGCCCGAATGTCAGCACCGTATTGGTCGTGCAGCGAACCGGTGCAAAGGTCAATTGGCGCGAAGGCCGCGACCTCAAGTATCAGGAGGCCATGGATTCAGCGAGCGACGACTGCCCGCCTGAACCGATGGACGCCGAAGACCCACTGTTTATCCTGTATACCTCCGGCAGCACCGGCAAACCCAAGGGCGTGCTGCATACCACCGGCGGCTACCTGCTGCAAGCCGCCATGACGTTCAAGTACGTGCTCGACTACCGCGACGGCGAGGTGTTCTGGTGCACTGCCGATGTGGGCTGGGTCACCGGCCATAGCTATATCGTGTATGGGCCACTGGCCAATGGCGCCACCTCGCTGATGTTCGAGGGGGTGCCGAGCTACCCCGACAGCTCGCGCTTCTGGCAGGTGATCGACAAACATCAGGTGAATATCTTCTACACCGCACCCACCGCCTTGCGCGCGTTGATGCGTGAAGGTCATGGCCCACTGGAGAGCACCTCGCGCGCCAGCCTGCGCCTGCTCGGCAGCGTGGGCGAACCGATCAACCCGGAGGCGTGGGACTGGTATTTCAACGCCGTGGGCGAGCAGCGTTGCCCGATTGTGGATACCTGGTGGCAGACCGAGACCGGCGGCATCATGCTCAGCCCACTGGTCAGCGCGCAACGAATCAAACCCGGTTGCGCCACGCAGCCGATGTTTGGCGTACAACCGGTGTTGCTGGATGAGCAAGGCAAGGTCATCACCGGTGCCGGCAGCGGCGTACTGGCGATCAAAGCCAGCTGGCCGGGGCAGATCCGCAGTGTGTATGGCGACCCGCAGCGCATGATCGACACCTATTTCAAGCCCTACCCCGGCTATTACTTCACCGGCGACGGCGCGCGCCGTGACGAGGACGGCGACTACTGGATCACCGGGCGTATCGACGATGTGATCAACGTGTCCGGCCACCGCATCGGCACCGCCGAGGTAGAAAGCGCTTTGGTGCTGCATGACCAAGTGGCCGAAGCCGCCGTGGTGGGTTACCCCCATGACCTCAAAGGCCAGGGCATCTACGCCTTCATCACGCCGATGAATGGCGTGGAGCCCAGTGATGCGCTGAAAAAACACCTGCTGGAATTGGTCAGCAAGGAAATCGGCAGCTTTGCCAAGCCGGAACTGATCCAATGGGCCCCCGCTTTGCCGAAAACCCGCTCAGGCAAGATCATGCGACGGATATTGCGCAAGATCGCCTGCAACGAGCTGGACAGCCTCGGTGACACCTCCACCCTCGCCGACCCCAGCGTGGTGGACGGCCTTATCGACAAACGCCTGAACCGCTAG
- a CDS encoding oxygenase MpaB family protein, giving the protein MEFIRSRIETQLMSLTGLSLGQLDLENPKGDPGLFGPDSVSWQVHGDFSSMLIGGISALMLQALHPLALAGVWDHSNFRQDMLGRLRRTSQFISGTTFGSRKDADWLIEKVRTIHLQVVGHAPDGRPYAASDPDLLTWVHVAEVSNFLAAHLRYRNPSLSGLDQDRYYSEIALVAERLGARNVPRSRQEISDYLTRIRPQLLCDERSREVLRLLLDAPAPSTLAKPFGALMMQAGIDLLPDWASTMLDQHQSPLQRQMIRAGVRRSAPLLRWAMRNGSVQRAHRRMGLM; this is encoded by the coding sequence ATGGAATTTATCCGCAGCCGTATCGAAACCCAGTTGATGAGCCTCACCGGCTTGTCACTGGGCCAACTGGACCTGGAAAACCCCAAGGGCGACCCCGGCCTGTTCGGGCCGGACTCGGTCAGTTGGCAAGTCCATGGCGACTTCAGCAGCATGCTCATCGGCGGTATCAGCGCGCTGATGCTGCAAGCCTTGCACCCGCTGGCCCTGGCCGGCGTATGGGACCATTCGAACTTTCGCCAGGACATGCTCGGGCGCTTGCGACGTACTTCGCAGTTCATTTCCGGCACCACCTTCGGCTCACGCAAAGACGCCGACTGGCTGATCGAAAAAGTGCGCACCATTCACCTGCAGGTGGTAGGCCATGCGCCGGATGGACGGCCTTATGCAGCGAGCGACCCGGACCTGCTGACCTGGGTGCATGTGGCCGAGGTGAGCAACTTTCTCGCCGCTCACCTGCGCTATCGCAACCCGAGCCTCTCGGGTCTCGACCAGGACCGCTACTACAGCGAAATCGCCTTGGTGGCGGAGCGCCTGGGTGCGCGGAATGTGCCGCGCTCACGGCAGGAAATCTCTGACTATCTGACGCGCATCCGCCCACAACTCTTGTGCGACGAGCGCAGCCGCGAAGTCCTGCGCCTGCTGCTCGATGCGCCCGCCCCCAGCACCCTGGCCAAGCCGTTCGGCGCCTTGATGATGCAGGCCGGTATCGACCTGCTGCCGGATTGGGCCAGCACCATGCTCGATCAGCACCAAAGCCCGTTGCAGCGCCAGATGATCCGAGCCGGGGTCAGGCGCAGCGCGCCGCTGTTACGCTGGGCAATGCGCAATGGTTCGGTACAACGCGCGCACCGGCGTATGGGGTTGATGTAG
- a CDS encoding class I SAM-dependent rRNA methyltransferase, whose product MSPLNQALRAALDHRQDLINELHAQGTDCYRLFHGSQEGAGGLTIDRYGPQLLVQSFHQCLETAELLELHQLINQYMGLELLLVYNDRSRGNSRIDRDDTVYHAEAAALADLIGHEWGLNYRVRGRHAGQDPLLFLDLRNTRGWVKAHSAGKSVLNLFAYTCGVGLSAAAGGAREVCNLDFAEGNLAVGRENGQLNPHLPTMEFVQSDYFPAIRQLAGLPITQRRGQKLPSYPRLEQRQYDLVLLDPPAWAKSAFGTVDLLRDYQSLLKPALLATADNGVLICCNNLAKVSMDDWREQVLRCAEKAGRPVRDWQIMTPGADFPSRDQQPPLKTLILQL is encoded by the coding sequence ATGTCTCCCTTGAATCAGGCGCTGCGCGCCGCCCTCGATCATCGCCAAGACCTGATCAACGAGCTGCACGCCCAAGGTACCGATTGCTATCGTCTGTTCCACGGCAGCCAGGAAGGTGCCGGTGGCTTGACCATCGACCGCTACGGCCCGCAACTGCTGGTGCAAAGCTTCCATCAATGCTTGGAAACTGCGGAGCTGCTGGAGCTGCATCAACTGATCAACCAGTACATGGGGCTGGAATTGCTGTTGGTGTACAACGATCGCTCCCGGGGCAACTCGCGCATCGATCGTGATGACACGGTGTACCACGCCGAAGCGGCAGCGCTGGCAGACCTGATCGGCCACGAATGGGGGCTCAATTACCGCGTGCGCGGCCGCCATGCAGGGCAGGATCCGTTGCTGTTTCTCGATCTGCGCAACACCCGCGGCTGGGTCAAGGCACACAGCGCCGGCAAGAGCGTACTGAACCTGTTCGCCTACACCTGCGGCGTCGGCCTGAGCGCCGCCGCCGGTGGCGCGCGCGAGGTATGCAACCTGGACTTCGCCGAGGGCAACCTGGCAGTCGGGCGCGAGAACGGCCAGCTCAACCCGCACTTGCCCACTATGGAATTCGTGCAATCGGATTACTTTCCGGCGATCCGCCAATTGGCCGGCCTGCCGATCACCCAGCGCCGCGGGCAGAAACTGCCGAGCTATCCCCGCCTGGAACAGCGCCAATATGACCTGGTGCTGCTCGACCCTCCCGCCTGGGCCAAGAGCGCATTCGGCACCGTGGACCTGCTGCGCGACTACCAGAGCCTGCTCAAGCCGGCCCTGCTCGCCACTGCCGACAATGGCGTGCTGATCTGCTGCAACAACCTGGCAAAGGTCAGCATGGATGATTGGCGCGAACAGGTGCTGCGCTGCGCGGAAAAGGCCGGACGACCGGTGCGTGACTGGCAAATCATGACGCCGGGCGCGGACTTTCCTTCCCGGGATCAGCAGCCGCCGCTTAAAACTCTGATACTCCAGTTGTAG